From Pusillibacter faecalis, one genomic window encodes:
- a CDS encoding cysteine desulfurase family protein: MIYLDYAATTPVAREVADIMYQVLTEQFGNPSSQYRIGLEMKKQMELWRKTVADALDCDPGRLFFTSCGTEGDNWAITAALWHNRRLGRHIVTTAVEHSAVLEPCRWLERQGYELTVLSPDSQGNLTAEQVLEAVRPDTALVSVMLVNNELGNLYPIADIARGLAAKNPQTLLHTDAVQGFLKVPCSARNLGADFITLSAHKIGGPKGVGALYISPRVKLPKPLLAGGGQEGGLRSGTEATAQIAGFSKAVELRRDGLAEKLRHMELLKAYAVERLASIPDLKILSTGGAPHILPVSLEGWPSQNIVNDLGSQDIFISAGSACHRGKSSHVVAALGLPKKVAGGAVRLSFGPETTTAEIDACADALRVHHDTRMPML; encoded by the coding sequence ATGATTTATTTGGATTATGCCGCCACCACGCCTGTTGCGCGGGAGGTGGCTGATATCATGTATCAGGTCTTGACGGAGCAGTTCGGGAATCCCAGCTCCCAGTACCGTATTGGCCTGGAGATGAAAAAACAGATGGAGCTCTGGCGCAAGACCGTGGCAGACGCCTTGGATTGCGATCCGGGGCGGCTGTTTTTCACCTCCTGCGGCACGGAGGGGGACAACTGGGCCATCACCGCCGCCCTCTGGCACAACCGCCGCCTGGGGCGGCACATCGTCACCACCGCCGTGGAGCACAGTGCTGTGCTGGAACCCTGCCGCTGGCTGGAGCGCCAGGGATATGAGCTGACAGTGCTCTCCCCTGACAGTCAGGGCAACCTCACGGCGGAGCAAGTGCTGGAGGCTGTCCGACCCGATACCGCGCTGGTGTCCGTGATGCTGGTGAACAACGAGCTGGGGAACCTCTACCCCATCGCTGACATCGCCAGAGGCCTTGCGGCGAAGAACCCCCAGACCCTGCTCCACACAGACGCGGTTCAAGGCTTTTTAAAAGTCCCCTGCTCCGCTCGGAATCTGGGAGCGGACTTCATCACGCTCTCCGCCCATAAGATTGGCGGGCCCAAGGGCGTGGGGGCTCTCTATATCAGCCCCCGGGTCAAGCTCCCCAAGCCCTTATTGGCCGGCGGCGGACAGGAGGGCGGCCTGCGCTCCGGAACGGAGGCCACCGCTCAGATCGCGGGCTTTTCCAAGGCGGTGGAGCTGCGCCGTGACGGTCTTGCGGAGAAACTGCGCCATATGGAGTTGTTGAAGGCTTACGCCGTGGAGCGGCTCGCATCGATCCCCGATCTGAAAATTCTCTCCACCGGCGGTGCGCCGCATATTCTCCCGGTTTCCCTGGAGGGCTGGCCCAGCCAGAACATTGTCAACGACCTGGGAAGCCAGGATATTTTCATCTCCGCCGGCTCTGCCTGTCACCGGGGAAAATCCAGCCATGTGGTGGCGGCTCTTGGGCTGCCGAAAAAGGTGGCCGGCGGCGCCGTCCGCCTGAGCTTTGGCCCAGAGACCACCACTGCGGAAATTGATGCCTGTGCGGATGCGTTAAGAGTCCATC
- the yfbR gene encoding 5'-deoxynucleotidase, with the protein MKSHFFAYISRMRFIQRWALMRNTAPENVQEHSHQVAVLAHALAVIHNEKFGGCVDPGAVTAAALYHDASEILTGDMPTPIKYDNPTIQSAYKEVEAVAERKLLELLPPELRGVYKPILTPRDPEILRLVKAADKLSAYIKCVEELKAGNLEFREAAAQTRQIVEGYGLPEVAYFLDTFMDSFSLTLDQLKSPGDPQESCGERKA; encoded by the coding sequence ATGAAAAGCCATTTTTTTGCCTATATCTCTCGGATGCGGTTCATTCAGCGCTGGGCGCTGATGCGCAACACCGCCCCGGAGAATGTCCAGGAGCATAGCCATCAAGTGGCTGTGCTGGCCCATGCCTTGGCGGTGATCCACAACGAGAAGTTCGGCGGCTGTGTGGACCCCGGCGCCGTGACGGCTGCGGCACTGTACCACGACGCCAGCGAGATTCTCACCGGCGACATGCCCACCCCCATCAAGTACGATAACCCCACCATCCAGTCCGCTTACAAGGAGGTGGAGGCGGTGGCGGAGCGAAAGCTCCTGGAGCTGTTGCCGCCGGAACTCCGGGGAGTGTACAAGCCGATTCTCACGCCCAGGGACCCGGAGATCTTACGGCTGGTCAAGGCGGCGGACAAGCTCTCCGCCTATATCAAGTGCGTGGAGGAGCTCAAGGCCGGAAACCTGGAGTTTCGGGAGGCTGCGGCCCAGACCCGGCAGATCGTGGAGGGCTATGGCCTGCCGGAGGTCGCCTATTTCCTGGATACGTTTATGGACAGCTTTTCCCTGACGCTGGACCAGCTGAAATCGCCAGGAGATCCGCAGGAAAGCTGCGGTGAAAGAAAGGCGTGA
- the mtaB gene encoding tRNA (N(6)-L-threonylcarbamoyladenosine(37)-C(2))-methylthiotransferase MtaB, producing MRVAMYTLGCKMNQYETQAMEQLLRQRGHEIVPFTQEADAYVVNSCSVTAVSDQKSRQVLHRIRREHPEAVAALCGCYPQTHAEDVRKLDVDLIAGTGSRAEFPQLLEQAVEEKRRMEAIDRAFERRTFEVLPAGGLGQRTRAMLKVEDGCVNFCSYCIIPYARGPVRSLQLETAAEQAANLMKDGYREIVLTGIEISSWGWDLKNGQTLIDLVEAVSAAAPGVRLRLGSLEPRTVTETFCRRAAALPALCPQFHLSLQSGCDETLRRMNRKYDTARFAHSVNLLNQYFDRPAITTDLICGFPEETEEEFAKTLAFIEKCGFAQMHIFPYSIRPGTPAEKLHQLPKKVKEDRARQVSSVAAAMRRSYLEGCVGQVYPVLFEQPRDGKFSGHAPNYMEVLVEGEGLHNVVRRVRITGTGGEALLGELLEDAE from the coding sequence ATGAGAGTTGCCATGTACACCCTCGGGTGCAAGATGAACCAATATGAGACCCAGGCCATGGAGCAGCTTCTGCGACAGAGGGGACATGAGATTGTCCCTTTCACCCAGGAAGCGGACGCATATGTGGTCAATAGCTGTTCCGTCACGGCGGTGAGTGATCAGAAGTCCCGGCAGGTGCTCCACCGCATCCGGAGGGAGCACCCAGAGGCGGTGGCGGCGCTGTGCGGCTGCTACCCCCAGACCCACGCCGAAGACGTGCGGAAGCTGGATGTGGACCTGATTGCAGGTACTGGCAGCCGCGCGGAGTTTCCGCAGCTGCTGGAGCAGGCGGTGGAGGAAAAGCGCCGGATGGAGGCCATTGACCGTGCCTTTGAGCGGAGGACCTTCGAGGTGCTGCCTGCCGGCGGCCTTGGACAGCGTACCCGGGCCATGCTGAAGGTGGAGGATGGCTGCGTGAACTTCTGCTCCTACTGCATCATCCCCTACGCCCGGGGACCGGTCCGCTCTTTGCAGCTGGAGACAGCGGCGGAGCAGGCGGCGAACCTCATGAAAGATGGCTACCGGGAGATCGTGCTGACAGGGATTGAGATCTCCTCCTGGGGCTGGGATTTAAAAAACGGCCAGACACTTATTGATTTGGTAGAGGCCGTCTCCGCCGCCGCGCCGGGGGTCCGCCTCCGGCTGGGGAGCCTGGAGCCGAGAACGGTGACAGAGACATTCTGCCGCCGCGCCGCCGCGCTGCCGGCGCTGTGTCCCCAGTTTCACCTGTCGCTGCAAAGTGGTTGCGATGAAACGCTCCGACGGATGAACCGCAAGTATGATACCGCGCGGTTCGCTCATTCTGTTAATCTTTTAAACCAATATTTTGACCGACCTGCCATCACAACAGACCTGATCTGTGGCTTTCCAGAGGAGACGGAGGAGGAGTTTGCAAAGACGCTGGCCTTCATCGAAAAGTGCGGCTTCGCCCAGATGCACATTTTCCCGTATTCCATCCGCCCCGGTACACCGGCGGAGAAGCTCCACCAGCTTCCCAAGAAGGTCAAGGAGGATCGGGCAAGACAGGTATCTTCTGTTGCCGCCGCTATGCGCCGGAGTTATCTGGAGGGCTGTGTGGGGCAGGTCTATCCCGTGCTCTTTGAGCAGCCCCGGGACGGGAAATTTTCCGGTCACGCACCCAACTACATGGAGGTCCTGGTGGAGGGGGAGGGCCTGCACAACGTGGTGCGGCGCGTCCGGATCACCGGCACCGGCGGCGAGGCACTGCTGGGAGAGCTTTTGGAGGATGCAGAATGA
- the brnQ gene encoding branched-chain amino acid transport system II carrier protein, whose product MDRKLSFKEYILLASMLFGLFFGAGNLIFPASMGQQAGANLWPAIAGFCLTGVGLPLLGVVAMGLSQSEGLFDMASKVGRRYSLFFTCVLYLTIGPLFAIPRTATFSFSVGILPLLPPEHEKLALCVFSALFFLIVLYFSLRPSGILTWVGKILNPLFLLFLGILTVTALLRPMGDPAALEPTGAYVHMSFFQGILDGYNTMDAPAALAFGIVLISAIRNLGVQSPRAISGNTVKAGCLSTLLMAAIYCLLTVVGAQSRAVYGLCADGGEVLYRIGTHYFGTLGGVLLGITATLACLKTAIGLITSCAATFVELFPKSLSYRAYAILFCLFSFGIANFGLNRIIDFSLPVLMFLYPLTITLILLCLCGGWFRYDRRIFVAVTIPTALAAFLDFLKALPAGVQAFLHTEALLEPAAGILPFFELGMGWVIPACIGLAVGLALYAMRPKTQL is encoded by the coding sequence ATGGACCGTAAACTCAGTTTCAAGGAATATATCCTGCTGGCCTCCATGCTTTTCGGCCTGTTTTTTGGAGCCGGCAACTTGATTTTTCCCGCCTCCATGGGCCAGCAGGCCGGCGCCAATTTATGGCCGGCCATCGCGGGCTTTTGTTTAACCGGTGTGGGCCTCCCGTTGCTGGGCGTCGTTGCGATGGGTCTTTCCCAGAGTGAGGGCCTGTTTGATATGGCCTCCAAAGTGGGCCGGCGCTACAGCCTGTTTTTTACCTGCGTGCTGTATCTGACCATCGGCCCGCTCTTTGCCATTCCCAGAACCGCCACGTTCTCTTTCAGCGTGGGAATTTTGCCGTTGCTGCCGCCTGAGCATGAAAAACTGGCGCTCTGTGTATTCTCCGCGCTGTTCTTTCTGATCGTGCTGTACTTCTCCCTGCGGCCTTCCGGCATTTTGACCTGGGTCGGCAAAATCCTAAACCCTTTATTTCTGCTGTTTCTTGGGATTCTCACGGTCACAGCCCTGCTGCGGCCCATGGGAGATCCCGCCGCGCTGGAGCCCACCGGTGCCTATGTCCATATGAGCTTTTTCCAGGGAATCCTGGATGGCTACAACACGATGGATGCCCCGGCAGCGCTGGCCTTCGGTATTGTCCTCATCAGTGCCATCCGAAATCTGGGCGTCCAATCTCCCCGGGCGATCTCTGGCAACACAGTGAAGGCAGGCTGCCTGAGTACCCTGCTGATGGCCGCCATTTACTGCCTGCTGACGGTGGTGGGCGCTCAGTCGCGTGCTGTGTACGGCTTGTGCGCTGACGGCGGCGAAGTCCTTTATCGGATCGGCACCCATTACTTCGGCACGCTGGGCGGGGTTCTTCTGGGGATCACCGCCACTCTGGCCTGTCTGAAAACCGCCATCGGCCTCATCACCTCCTGTGCTGCCACCTTTGTGGAGCTGTTTCCAAAGTCTCTCAGCTACCGGGCCTATGCCATTTTGTTCTGCCTATTTTCCTTTGGCATTGCCAATTTTGGCTTGAACCGAATCATTGATTTCTCCCTTCCGGTGCTGATGTTCCTCTACCCTCTCACGATTACCCTGATCCTTCTTTGTCTTTGTGGCGGGTGGTTCCGCTATGACCGCCGTATCTTCGTGGCCGTCACCATTCCCACCGCTCTGGCCGCCTTCCTGGACTTCCTCAAGGCCCTGCCCGCAGGCGTTCAGGCCTTCCTCCACACGGAAGCGCTGCTGGAACCTGCCGCTGGAATCCTGCCGTTTTTTGAGCTCGGCATGGGCTGGGTCATCCCCGCGTGCATCGGGCTTGCAGTCGGACTGGCACTGTACGCCATGCGTCCCAAGACTCAGCTCTGA